AAGAACCCGCTACAGGGACACCATTCTGGTATTACATTGTTGGTGCTTTAGTAGCAGTTGTTATTTTACTCATCTTCTTATTGGTTAGACGGAATCGAACTGATGATGAAGAAGACATGGTCGTGTCAGAACAAACAGGGTATGAGATGACACCTTTTGATGAGGGACCAGAAACTGAAGAAAAAGCAAGAAGAAAACAACTTGAACAACTTGCAAAAGATAAACCTGAAGAGTTTTCTAAACTCGTAAGAACATGGTTATCAGAGGACTAAAAGGAGGAGAAAAGAGTGGCGAAAAGAAAAAAATTAACCGGCAAAGAAAAAGCCGCCATCTTGTTAATCTCTTTAGGTCCTGATGTGTCAGCGCAAGTTTATAAGCATTTATCAGAAGAAGAGATTGAAAGACTTACACTAGAAATTGCCAACGTGAAAAGGGTAGAGCAGGACACAAAAGAAGAGATTCTTGACCAATTCCACCAACTTGCAGTGGCTCAAGATTATATCACTCAAGGTGGGATTGGGTACGCCAAAGATGTGCTAGAAAAAGCTCTTGGATCAGATGAAGCGGTGGAAATTATAAATCGGTTAACGTCCACTTTACAAGTAAGACCCTTTGACTTTGCGAGAAAAGCTGATCCAGGGCAAATCTTTAATTTTATTCAAAATGAACATCCGCAAACAATTGCACTTATCTTATCTTATTTAGATAGCGAACAATCTGGCCAAATTTTGTCATCACTTCCCCAAGAAGTACAGGCAGATGTTGCTAAGCGGATTGCTGTTATGGATAGTACTTCTCCAGAAATCGTGAATGAAGTTGAAAGTATTTTAGAACGAAAGCTATCTGCTACAGTCACACAAGATTATACGCAAGCCGGTGGTATTGAAGCAGTAGTTGAAGTGCTTAATAGCGTTGACAGAAGTACTGAGCGAACTATTCTTGATTCTTTAGAAATTCAAGATCCTGAATTGGCAGAAGAAATTAAAAAGAGAATGTTTGTCTTTGAAGATATCGTTACATTGGATAACCGTTCGATTCAACGCGTTATCCGTGATGTTGAAAATGAAGATTTACAGCTGTCACTTAAAGTCGCTAGCGATGATGTGAAAGAGATTGTCTTTAACAATATGTCACAACGAATGTCAGAAACGTTTAAAGATGAAATGGAGTTTATGGGGCCAGTTCGTTTGAAGGATGTGGAAGAAGCGCAAACCCGAATCGTTGCCGTGATACGTCGTCTCGAAGAAGCAGGGGAGATTGTCATAGCACGAGGCGGAGGAGATGATATTATTGTCTAGACTTATCAAATCTACTTACACACGCCCTCCTAAAGCGGAAGGGAAGACCATTCGACTGCGTGAAGTAAAAGTACCGATAAAAGAAAAAGCATTTAATCCAATTGATAACTCGCTATCAGATGATATGACCGATACAGAAGTTCACGATGATGAACATCAGGTATTGGAAAGAGAGAAACAAGATTTGATGCGAAGAGAAGAAGAGCTTATCAATGCAAAAGCTGAATGGGAAGTTTACAGAAAACAACAAGAAGAAAGCTTTGAAGAAACTAAGCGCATTCAGTTAAGTCAAGCAGAGGATGAAGGTTTCACTAAAGGTTATGAAGCAGGTATTTCAGAAGGGCAACAGAGTATCCAGAAAGATGTTCAGGAAGCAAAGCATATTGTTCAACTTGCTAAACAGGATTATGAACAAAAGCTTGAGGAAGCTTCAGGAGAAATACTGGAGCTAGCTATGAAAGTAGCTGAAAAAATTGTGTCTCAAACACTTGAGACCACTTCAAGTGCTTGGGTTTCCCTCGTGAAAGAGGCGGTTACTGAAGTAAGGGAACAGGAAGAAGTCAAACTCTATGTAGCTCCAGCTTGGTATGAAACAACACTTTCTCACAAAAAAGAGCTAGAAGGTATCGCTTTGCATACGAGAGAGCTACTCATTTTTCCAGATGACTCGCTTTCAACGAATGGCTGTGTCATCGAAACGTCCTTCGGTCAGCTTGAAGCTTCTGTAGACAGTCAATTAAAAGAAATAAAACGGTTATTATCGGAAAGTCTGAAAAAAGGAGACCAACATGAGCATTAGTCACCTACTTCCTATCCTTGATAATATATCACCTTATAAGCAATATGGAAAAGTGACTCAAGTAGTGGGGCTAATGATTGAATCACAAGGTCCACAGGCTTCTGTTGGTGATTTATGTTCAATTACTTTAGGTCACGGTCAAAAACGGCGGATTCTTGCAGAAGTAGTAGGGTTTCGTGAACAAAATGTTTTGCTTATGCCTTATGACAGAGTAGAGGACATCTCCCCAGGTAGTTTAGTTGAAAGTATGAATCATGCTCTTCAAGTAAAGGTTGGTACAAGCATGATAGGCAGTGTCGTAGACGGTTTAGGTAGACCCATTGATGAAAGTTCTTTTATAGAGGGTTTGCAAAAGGTACCTACTGATAATACACCACCGAACCCGCTGAAGCGTCCCCGTATCCAAGAGCCACTCAGTTTAGGTGTGAAAGCAGTGGACAGCTTGTTTTCTGTAGGAAAGGGACAGCGGTTAGGGATTTTTGCAGGAAGTGGGGTAGGTAAAAGTACTCTCATGGCAATGATTGCAAAAAATTCCGAAGCAGATTTAAATGTGATTGCTCTTATTGGTGAGCGTGGACGTGAAGTGAGGGACTTTATTGAACGTGACTTAGGAGAAGCAGGGTTATCAAATACGATCGTGGTAGTCGCCACATCAGATCAGCCAGCATTAATGAGAATTAAAGGGGCTATGACTGCCACTGCGATCAGTGAGTATTTTAGAGACCAAGGCTTAAATGTCACCTTAATGATGGATTCTGTTACTCGGGTTGCCATGGCGCAAAGGGAAGTCGGATTAGCTATCGGAGAGCCACCTACTACTAAAGGTTACACACCTTCAGTATTTGCTCTACTCCCGCGTCTTTTAGAAAGAAGTGGCATGAGTGAACAAGGTTCCATTACCGCATTCTATACCGTACTTGTAGACGGTGATGATATGAATGAACCAATAGCAGACAGTGTAAGGGGAATATTGGACGGCCATCTAGTATTAGATCGTAGATTAGCTAATAAAGGACATTTCCCTGCCATTAATGTACTAACAAGTATTAGCCGGGTCATGAATGATCTCGTAAGTGATGATCACCGAGCGACTGCTGATTATATGAGACATATGCTCTCCGTATATAGTGAATCTGAAGATCTGATTAATATAGGGGCATATAAAAAAGGGACGAACAAAGAAGTTGATGAAGCTATCACTAAGTATCCTGAAATAATGGCTTTTTTAAAGCAAGGACTTCATGATTCACACGATTTCAAGGAAACAGCTGCCAGTATGATTCAGCAGTTCGGTATAGGAGGTAAATGATGAGTTTTAAATTCGCACTTCAAAAAGTTTTAGAAGTAAAAGACTTTGAAAAAACGGACGCTGAGCGAGCTTATACGGAATCTGTTGAGGAATTTGAAGGCGTAGCAACACAGCTATATGAGTTATTGAAAAAGAAAGAAGAGATAGTTGAAGAAACGGAGAAAAAGCTGTTGCGAGGTTTAGCTATTTCCTCTATTCAACTAAATGAACAAAATGTCTCTTTTTTACAGACTGAAATTAATAAGCTGCAGCTTAGCACACAAAAAGCGCGACAAAACATGAATGAAAAAGAGAAATATCTCTTATTTAAAACTGTCGATTTAAAAAAATATGAAAAGATGAAAAAAATAAAGCAAGCTCAATACTTGGAAAATGAGAAACGTGAAGAATTGAAATTTCTTGATGAAGTATCAATTCAACAGTTTGTCAGACGATGAAAACAGGTGAACCTATGAGTAAAAAAAACAAACAAAAAGAAAAATCACAAAGTAAATTTATGGCCTTTTTTATGGTCGTTCTCATACCGGCTGTTTTCGCTATTATTTTAGCTGTTGTACTGCTTTATTATCTAGGGATTAATGTAGGGGATACAGTCAAGCAGGCAGCTAGCTTTCTTCCATTTATAGAGGGAGAAGAGGAACGAGAGTTATCAGACGAAGAGCTCGTTGCACAGCTAGAACATGAAAACCAATCATTTTCACAGCAAATTCAACAGCTAGAAAGTGAGCTTGAAGCACGTAATGAAGAAATCGCTGAGCTAGAAGAACAGTTATCAGAAGAAGAATCAGATAGTGCTTCCACTGAGGAAATAGAAGGAGCAGCAGATTTAGAAGAAGTGACAACAGATGTCAATGATATCGTTAAAACGCTGGAAAATATGACAGGCTCTAAAGCTGCGGACATTGTCAGCGAACTTCCTGAAGATGAAGCTGTGACGTATTTACGTCTCATGAATGTGAATAATCGCTCCGATATTTTGGGCAGGCTTGATCCAGAATTAGCAGCTCAAATTTTAGGTCAGCTTTCAAATTAATACTAAGTGAATGGCTTGAAAGGGGGTGAAAAAATGAATGGAATGATGGCATTTATGCCGATGATGGTGCCTAAACAGCCCGCTCAAAGTCTAACCAATACGAAGACGTTAAATGACACAAATAATTCAGACTTTCTCACTGCATTATCTGCCCTTATGACAGGTGATGAACAGGATCTTGACGCTACCTTATTGAATCTGGAAAATCAGTTAGAATCAGACCCTGAGTTAGCTGCTTTACTAAACAATCAGTCGCTGGAAAGTTTAATTGCTTCGTTATCTGAAACGGTCGTTGATTTGCAAAAGCTTATTAATGATGTGAATTTAGAAGATAGCTTTCTTTCTAAAGACTTACTCGATAATGAGGATTTGTCAGCCTTGTTAAGCATGTTGCCACCAGAATGGGCCGATGAGTTAACAGAGTTGATTGAAAATAATACATCATTAGAAAGTATAGTAGCAGACTTGGAAGTATCGGGTGATCCAGTTCAATTGCTAGCACTTATCGCTGCTTTCTCTGTAATGGAAAAAGATAGCGTTAATGCATTAGGACAACAAAAAGGATTACCGCTTTTACAACAGATGGCTGAAACCTATTTTCCTAAACTGACTCAAGACTCTGAAGGCCAAGTAAACCGCAAGCTTTTAGCTCAACTAAAAGAATTTTTTAATAGTCAAAAAGATAGCAACGGTATGAGTCAAATGAAGTCAGAAGGTCAACAGGTGATGAATACGAATAGATTTGCTGAATTGGCTTATCTCAACCAACTTGCTTCTAGTCAATTAAACTCTAAGTCAGCTAACCAGACGTCTGGCTTGTCTATGATGTTAGACTCATCTAATGGCCAATTAGCGCGGTTTTATCAAATGTCCGTCGTGACTGGTCAAAGTGAAGGACAAGCTGAAAAACCGTCTCAGGAACACTTTATACGCCAGTTTCAGAACCTTTTATCCCGTAGTACCTTTCAACAATTAACGAATGGTGTTCAGCAGTTAAATGTCAAGTTGCATCCAGCAAGTCTAGGAAGGCTTGATATAACACTTCAACAAGTGAATGGCGTATTGCAAGCAACACTCATGACTACTACAAAAGTGGCTAGAGATTTAATTGAAGGGCAACTAGGGCAGCTAAGACATGCTTTTCAAACACAAAACATTCAAGTTGATAAGATTGAGGTTCAACAACAGCAAAGTCATCAACTATTGAAAGATCCACATCATGAGGATGGGAATCAACAACAAGCAAATCATGATGAAAATGAGACATCTAATGATGAAGATAATGTATTAGACTTCAGTGAGTTATTAGATGAAACCTTTAATGCTGAAGTTTAAGGAGGTGTTTGCATGACAATGGTTCAAACAAACAGTATCAATTACAGTGATTACGTTGAAAGTCAAAAGAATAAAGGTCAAGGTAGTAGCGTATTAGACAAGGATGCTTTTTTAAAACTTCTCATGGTTCAACTCCAGAACCAAGATCCTCTTAACCCAATGGAGGACAGAGAATTTATTGCACAGATGGCTCAGTTTTCTTCTTTAGAACAAATGACGAATATGAACGTGAACTTGCAAAAATTCATGGAATCTCAAAGGAATAACTTTGCTTCACATAGTGATTTAATTGGAAAACAAATTGAGTGGACGACTAGCACTGGTAATAAAAGAGAGGGTATCGTCACATCTGTTGTATTTAAAGATGGTGACGTTCAAGTAGTTGTTGGTGATACGAACGTTAACACAAAGAACATTACGAAAATTACAAATGCTGAGTAACAGAAGGTGAGGTGATTCACATGACTCCAAAAATCATGCCCCATCACCTGCAGCAACCTTTACCAAAGCCGACCACTGTTCATCGAACATCCGGACAAGCTGATCATCGCTTTAAGCAAATGCTCACGCATTCAATTGATGAGCAGTCAGAGCTAAAAATCAGTAAGCACGCTGAACAACGTTTACTCGATAGAGGCATTGATGTAGCAGGAGAAACGTGGAATGAAATTCATTCCAAAATAAAAGAAGCGAAGCAAAAGGGTGTGACTGATTCACTCGTGCTAACGAATGAGGCAGCATTTGTGGTCAGTGCTCAAAACGAAACAGTGATAACTGCAATGGACCGTGAAGAAGCAGCGACACAGCTATTTACTAACATTAACGGCGCCATTGTGATAAACAACTAAAAAACGGCCGGACCGAGAGGGAGCCGTAGGCTGTGGAATGATTGAAGCAGCGATTAAAAGAGTTACAAATTGAGAGGAGATTATTAACATGATTAGATCTTTATATTCTGGTATTGGCGGGATGAAGAACTTCCAAACCAAACTAGATGTGATTGGAAACAACATTGCGAATGTTAACACTTTCGGCTTCAAAAAGGGTCGTGCAACATTTAACGATTTAGTGAGTCAACAAATGGCAGGGGCTTCAGCACCTGTAGCAGGTGGACGGGGTGGAACAAACCCGATGCAGGTTGGCTTAGGTAGTGGTCTTTCTTCAATCGATACGATTGATACGCAAGGGTCTATTCAAACGACAGGAAGAGATCTTGATTTAGCTATTGCTGGCGACGGTTATTTCGTATTAGATGACGGCCAAGGTAACATTGGCTATACGCGAGCTGGGAACTTTTATCGAGATTCTGACGGAACACTCGTAAACGCTAATGGCTTTATCTTAACAGGCATTGATAACGGGCCAATTGTTATTGACAATGCTGCTGGTTATGATAGCTTCACGATCTCGTCAAATGGTGAAGTGCTAGGTATCCCTTCAGGTGATGGTGACCCTGTTGTCCTTGGTCAAATCCAAATTGCTACCTTCGCTAATCCGGGCGGACTTTCCAAAGCTGGAGGTAATATTTTTGTCGAGACGCCTAACTCTGGTGCCCCAAACCTCGGAGCGCCTGGGATGGATGGACGCGGTGAATTAGTCAATTCAGCACTTGAAATGTCGAACGTGGACTTATCTGAGGAATTTGCTGAAATGATCGTTGCACAACGTGCTTTCCAAGCCAATACTCGAATGATTACAACATCCGATGAAATCCTGCAAGAGCTTGTCAATTTGAAACGATAAGACTAGCTTGGCTTAGCGTGAGAGACGCTAAGCCAGCCTAATTTAAATAAAGAGGAGGAAGTGAGCCTCGCTTATAAAAGTGCAGCTCTAAAAAAATATGGTGATTTTAACTAGGCTGAATGGCCAAACTTTTACATTGAATGCAGTTTATATTGAGCAAATTCAAGCATTTCCTGATACAACAATTACACTATCTAACGGTAAAAAAATTGTTGTTATGGAAACCGAACAAGAACTGACCGATCGGATTGAACATTTTTACAAGCGAATTGGTTTAGCTCCTCTCGTCTCAAAACAGTTTGATCAGGAAGGGGAAGATTAACGTTATGTTTGCTAACCGACTCGTTAATATTATGCTCATTGTTCTGGCAGCTCTCACATTAATCGGGGTCCTAACACTCGTATTGTACACACAATTCTTTCAAGAGTCGGATGCAGAAGAAGGAGAACCGACGATTGATCAAGTGTTGGAAAGGTCCGTTGAAACAGAGGAAATTACAACAAACTTATCGTCCAATAATATTATCCGGTCACAATATGTGATTCAGCTCGAGAACAATGATGCGAAAAAAGAATTCGAAAAACGTAGTTTCCAAGTAGAAAATATCATTATTCAAGAACTGTCCGACATGACTGCAACTGATTTTCAAGGATCAGCAGGCATACAAGGTCTAGAAGATAGAATTAAGAATCGCATCAATGAAATTATGCAAGATGGAGAAGTGGTTCAAGTGTATATGAATCAACGCGTGATTCAATAAATGATAGAGTTGCAGGTGAAGTGAGGTGAGGCAAGATGGCTGATGTTCTTTCACAAGGGGAAATAGATGCGCTGTTATCGGCTCTTTCCACAGGTGAAATGGATGCTGATGAACTGAAGAAGGAAGACACGGAGAGAAAAGTAAAATCGTATGACTTTAAACGTGCTCTTCGCTTTTCAAAAGATCAGATCCGAAGTTTAACACGAATTCATGAAAATTTTGCAAGGTTGTTGACGACGCAATTATCTGCGCAGTTAAGAACTTTCGTTCAAATAAGCGTCGCTTCTGTCGATCAGCTTCCATACGAGGAATTTATTCGATCTGTGCCAAAGATGACTATTTTAAATGTCTTTGAGCCCTTTCCTTTAGATGGAAGGTTTGTCATGGAAGTTAACCCTAATATTGCATATGCTATGCTTGACCGTATTTTAGGTGGGCAGGGAGAAGCTTATAACAAA
The DNA window shown above is from Salipaludibacillus agaradhaerens and carries:
- the fliG gene encoding flagellar motor switch protein FliG, yielding MAKRKKLTGKEKAAILLISLGPDVSAQVYKHLSEEEIERLTLEIANVKRVEQDTKEEILDQFHQLAVAQDYITQGGIGYAKDVLEKALGSDEAVEIINRLTSTLQVRPFDFARKADPGQIFNFIQNEHPQTIALILSYLDSEQSGQILSSLPQEVQADVAKRIAVMDSTSPEIVNEVESILERKLSATVTQDYTQAGGIEAVVEVLNSVDRSTERTILDSLEIQDPELAEEIKKRMFVFEDIVTLDNRSIQRVIRDVENEDLQLSLKVASDDVKEIVFNNMSQRMSETFKDEMEFMGPVRLKDVEEAQTRIVAVIRRLEEAGEIVIARGGGDDIIV
- the fliH gene encoding flagellar assembly protein FliH, with translation MSRLIKSTYTRPPKAEGKTIRLREVKVPIKEKAFNPIDNSLSDDMTDTEVHDDEHQVLEREKQDLMRREEELINAKAEWEVYRKQQEESFEETKRIQLSQAEDEGFTKGYEAGISEGQQSIQKDVQEAKHIVQLAKQDYEQKLEEASGEILELAMKVAEKIVSQTLETTSSAWVSLVKEAVTEVREQEEVKLYVAPAWYETTLSHKKELEGIALHTRELLIFPDDSLSTNGCVIETSFGQLEASVDSQLKEIKRLLSESLKKGDQHEH
- the fliI gene encoding flagellar protein export ATPase FliI, which gives rise to MSISHLLPILDNISPYKQYGKVTQVVGLMIESQGPQASVGDLCSITLGHGQKRRILAEVVGFREQNVLLMPYDRVEDISPGSLVESMNHALQVKVGTSMIGSVVDGLGRPIDESSFIEGLQKVPTDNTPPNPLKRPRIQEPLSLGVKAVDSLFSVGKGQRLGIFAGSGVGKSTLMAMIAKNSEADLNVIALIGERGREVRDFIERDLGEAGLSNTIVVVATSDQPALMRIKGAMTATAISEYFRDQGLNVTLMMDSVTRVAMAQREVGLAIGEPPTTKGYTPSVFALLPRLLERSGMSEQGSITAFYTVLVDGDDMNEPIADSVRGILDGHLVLDRRLANKGHFPAINVLTSISRVMNDLVSDDHRATADYMRHMLSVYSESEDLINIGAYKKGTNKEVDEAITKYPEIMAFLKQGLHDSHDFKETAASMIQQFGIGGK
- the fliJ gene encoding flagellar export protein FliJ, with amino-acid sequence MSFKFALQKVLEVKDFEKTDAERAYTESVEEFEGVATQLYELLKKKEEIVEETEKKLLRGLAISSIQLNEQNVSFLQTEINKLQLSTQKARQNMNEKEKYLLFKTVDLKKYEKMKKIKQAQYLENEKREELKFLDEVSIQQFVRR
- a CDS encoding magnesium transporter MgtE N-terminal domain-containing protein, encoding MSKKNKQKEKSQSKFMAFFMVVLIPAVFAIILAVVLLYYLGINVGDTVKQAASFLPFIEGEEERELSDEELVAQLEHENQSFSQQIQQLESELEARNEEIAELEEQLSEEESDSASTEEIEGAADLEEVTTDVNDIVKTLENMTGSKAADIVSELPEDEAVTYLRLMNVNNRSDILGRLDPELAAQILGQLSN
- a CDS encoding flagellar hook-length control protein FliK, whose product is MNGMMAFMPMMVPKQPAQSLTNTKTLNDTNNSDFLTALSALMTGDEQDLDATLLNLENQLESDPELAALLNNQSLESLIASLSETVVDLQKLINDVNLEDSFLSKDLLDNEDLSALLSMLPPEWADELTELIENNTSLESIVADLEVSGDPVQLLALIAAFSVMEKDSVNALGQQKGLPLLQQMAETYFPKLTQDSEGQVNRKLLAQLKEFFNSQKDSNGMSQMKSEGQQVMNTNRFAELAYLNQLASSQLNSKSANQTSGLSMMLDSSNGQLARFYQMSVVTGQSEGQAEKPSQEHFIRQFQNLLSRSTFQQLTNGVQQLNVKLHPASLGRLDITLQQVNGVLQATLMTTTKVARDLIEGQLGQLRHAFQTQNIQVDKIEVQQQQSHQLLKDPHHEDGNQQQANHDENETSNDEDNVLDFSELLDETFNAEV
- the flgD gene encoding flagellar hook assembly protein FlgD, whose amino-acid sequence is MTMVQTNSINYSDYVESQKNKGQGSSVLDKDAFLKLLMVQLQNQDPLNPMEDREFIAQMAQFSSLEQMTNMNVNLQKFMESQRNNFASHSDLIGKQIEWTTSTGNKREGIVTSVVFKDGDVQVVVGDTNVNTKNITKITNAE
- a CDS encoding TIGR02530 family flagellar biosynthesis protein — encoded protein: MTPKIMPHHLQQPLPKPTTVHRTSGQADHRFKQMLTHSIDEQSELKISKHAEQRLLDRGIDVAGETWNEIHSKIKEAKQKGVTDSLVLTNEAAFVVSAQNETVITAMDREEAATQLFTNINGAIVINN
- the flgG gene encoding flagellar basal body rod protein FlgG; this translates as MIRSLYSGIGGMKNFQTKLDVIGNNIANVNTFGFKKGRATFNDLVSQQMAGASAPVAGGRGGTNPMQVGLGSGLSSIDTIDTQGSIQTTGRDLDLAIAGDGYFVLDDGQGNIGYTRAGNFYRDSDGTLVNANGFILTGIDNGPIVIDNAAGYDSFTISSNGEVLGIPSGDGDPVVLGQIQIATFANPGGLSKAGGNIFVETPNSGAPNLGAPGMDGRGELVNSALEMSNVDLSEEFAEMIVAQRAFQANTRMITTSDEILQELVNLKR
- a CDS encoding flagellar FlbD family protein, yielding MVILTRLNGQTFTLNAVYIEQIQAFPDTTITLSNGKKIVVMETEQELTDRIEHFYKRIGLAPLVSKQFDQEGED
- the fliL gene encoding flagellar basal body-associated protein FliL, whose translation is MFANRLVNIMLIVLAALTLIGVLTLVLYTQFFQESDAEEGEPTIDQVLERSVETEEITTNLSSNNIIRSQYVIQLENNDAKKEFEKRSFQVENIIIQELSDMTATDFQGSAGIQGLEDRIKNRINEIMQDGEVVQVYMNQRVIQ